ACAACTCTTCCATACTTATTTGCACGATCCATGATGGTTCTTACTACTTCATTTGCCATTATATGCAAATCTGATAACGGAGACATGTCATGTTCAATTTCACCAATGTCAACTTCCTCAATAGAAATTCCATGAACATCTGCATCCAATACTATACCTACATCCACACCATAATCAGGTTCAAAATTAATCTTTTTAAGTGCAGACTTTTTAGCGGCGAACTGTCCGCTCAATGGTTGTTCAAAAGAAATTTCTGGGAAAAAAAAGTTTAAAAGGGGTTTTGCAGTTAATTCAGTTACCCTGCCACTAGCACGAGCAAATTTAGTTTTTGTAATTTCAGTTTTACCATCTAAAATTGGCCTGATAATAGCATCTACCTTATGTTTAGTGAGATTAGATATGTCTGCATCGATAAAAGCGATAATATCAGCGTTAGTATAGTTATAACCTGTTTTTATAGCTTCACCTTTACCTTTATTAACCTCATGAGAGATTACAATTGCTCCTGCATCAGTAGCCACTTTAGCGGTACCGTCAGTAGAACCGTCATCTACAACAATAATCTCATCAACATAGCTTACTTTCGATATAACATCTATGACTGCTTTAACATTCTCCTCTTCGTTGAAAGCTGGTAGTATGACTGCTACTTTTTGATATATTTTATCAGAGGATTTGAAAGCAGCTAAGAAGAAAGTAAGTAGTACAAACAACCAAGCCAAAATTATTCACCATTAATTTTTAAATCACTATAAAATATGTTTTTTAATTACTATAAAGGTTTTTATAAGTTATTATAGAATTATTTAGCAAAAACTACTTTTTTAATAACAAATAAACATTAAGGCGATGATAGAGAAAATCTTAGAAAAAGAGCTACAACTTGAAAAATGGCAAGTAAATAGAGTTATTAAATTAATAGATGAAGGAAATACCATCCCATTTATTGCAAGATATAGAAAAGATATTACAGGTTCATTGAATGACGAAATACTAAGGGAATTTGATGAACGCCTTAAATATTTAAGAAACTTAGAAAAGAAAAAGTTGACATATGCTGAACATATTAAAAAACTTGGCAAACTCACCGATTCCTTAAACAATAAAATATTAAATGCAAAAACTCTGGTTGAATTAGAAGATATCTATAGGCCATTTAAAAGTAAAAAACAGACAAGAGCTACGATTGCTAAGAAAAAAGGCCTGGAACCACTTGCTGAAATAATTATAAAACAGGAAGTTACAACCCCAATTGAAAAGATTGCTAAAAAATATGTCAATGAAGAGGTTCCCAGCGTAGAAGATGCCATTAAAGGGGCTTCTGATATAATAGCTGAGAATATCTCGGACAATTCAGATTTTAGAAAAAGAATACGTGAAAATTTTATTTATCACGGAGACATTCAAACAAAAGCAAAGAACAATGAAGATGACAAGGAATATGAAATCTATTATAATTATTGTGAAAAAGTCTCAAAAATTCCACCCCATAGACTATTAGCAATAAATCGAGCTGAAAAGGAAGGGATAATAAAAGCTAAAGTTGAAATTGATGATGAAGAAATTATAAACTACCTCAATAGGCACATCCTAAAAAACATTTCAAAAATTCCTAAGAAAATTGAATACAATCAGTATACTACTCCAATTATTAAAAATGCAATAAAAGATTCTTATAAACGCCTTATTTCGCCGTCAATTGAAAGAGAAGTGAGAAATTATTTAACAGAGCGAAGTGAAGAACAATCAATTGCTGTTTTTGCAAAGAACCTTTATCAACTTCTTATGGAAAGTCCTTTGGCTGGAAAAACCATCCTTGGCTGGGATCCGGCATTTAGAACTGGATGTAAATTAGCTGTCATTGATGAAACTGGAAAGGTTCTTGAAACTTCCTTAATTTATCCAACGGAACCTCAAAAAAAGATTAAGGAATCTGAAAAAATTGTAAAAAATCTAATAAAAAAGCATAATATTGATGTAATAGCCATCGGGAATGGAACAGCTTCAAGAGAGTCCGAAAAAGTAGTCGCTGATATTATCAAAGATACAAACGTTAAATATATAGTCGTTAATGAAGCGGGGGCTTCTGTTTATTCAGCAAGTAAATTGGCATCTGAGGAATTTCCCGATTTAAATGAAGGTGAAAGAAGTGCAATTTCAATAGCTAGACGTCTTCAAGATCCATTAGCTGAGCTGGTTAAAATTGATCCAAAGTCCATTGGAGTAGGACAATACCAACATGATATGAACCAGAAAAATCTTAATGAAAGTTTGGAGGGCGTTGTTGAGCATGTTGTTAATGAAGTAGGGGTTGATTTAAATACCGCATCAAGCAGTCTTTTAAATTACATTTCTGGGATTAATAAAACAACTTCTAAAAATATTGTAAAATACCGTGAGGAAAACGGAGCATTTAAGAGTCGTGAGGATTTAAAAAATGTAAAGAATCTTGGAGATAAAACTTTTGAGCAATGTGCAGGTTTTGTGAAAATAACAAATGGAAAAAATCCTTTAGATAATACCACAATACATCCAGAATCATACGAAGTTTCTAAAAAACTTTTGAAAAGACTTAATATAAAATTGGATGATGTTGGAAATTATAATCATGATCTAGATAATTTAGATTATGATAAGTTAGCATCTGAACTGGACATTGGCGTGATGACTCTTCAAGATATTGTTAAAGAATTAAAAAAACCAAGCCGTGACCCACGTTCCGATATGGCTAAACCTATCCTTAGAAAAAATGTTTTAAATATAGATGATTTAGAGGAGGGAATGGTTCTACAGGGAACTGTAAGAAATATAGTTGATTTTGGGGCATTTGTTGATATAGGGGTTCATCAAGATGGTCTTGTACATATCTCACAATTAGCTAATCAGTTTGTAAAACATCCTTTGGACATTGTATCAATCGGAGACATTGTGGATGTTAAGGTATTGGGCGTAGACACTTCAAAAAATAGAATTCAATTGTCGATGCTGTTATAAACAAAAAAGAGATGTTAAATTTAAAATTGTTTTTTAAAATATACTATTAACTATATATAATTAAAAATATAATCGATATATATTAATATTCATATCAATAATTTCTTAATAAATTTATTTATTATTAAAAATGAATAAATAGCTAAAAAATGGCAAGAAAATTAAAAAAATGAGCTACAATAAATAAACTTTTAATATAAAGAAATTATAAATATAAAATGTTGTTAAACTTTAATTTTAAATGAGGTGACATATTTGAACGAAAATGTTAAAGTAATATCTCCTACATCAAGACAAGAAGGACATGCAGAATTACTCATGAAAGTCGATGATGATGGAATTGTTACAAAAGGAATGTATTTTAGTATAACTCCTGTAAGGGGTTTAGAAAAAATGGTTCTTGACAAAAGTCCTGAAACCGCACCTGTATTATGTCAAAGAATCTGTGGAGTATGTCCAATTCCACATACCTTAGCTTCAGTAGAAGCAATGGACGCTGCTCTCGGAATTGAAGTACCTAAAGCAGGTAAACTCTTAAGAAAAATTACCTTAAGTGCACACAACATAAACAGTCATGCAATTCACCATTTCTTAATTGCTCCTGATGTTGTACCTGATGACTTATTTACAACCGCTGTAAAAAGTGTTGGAGAAGTAAGAAAAGCTACCCAATTTGTTGTAGATACCATTGCTGGAGAAGGTATTCACCCATCCGATATTAGAATAGGTGGTATGGCTAGAAATATCTCCCCATTAGCAAAAGAAAAATTAATCGAAAAAATGAAAGATTTAAAAGGTACTCTTGAAAACCATGTTGAATTAATTAAAGACTTAGTTTACAAAGCAGACTTCCCTGAAGATTTAGGAAAAGTTGATGTACCATTATTTGCATCCGACAAAACCTACGGAAACCCTGATGCTTTTGATATGGACAAATTTAGTGAAGTATTACCAGAAGCATGGTATGGTGACGAAGAAGTAGGTAAAAGAGCTTGTACCGTTATTCCATTATTAGATGGTAAAAATGTAGAAACCGGTCCTAGAGCTAGAATGGAAAAATTCTCAGGATTCAAAGGTAAAGGAGTAACAAGCCAACACATTGCAAGAGCAGAAGAAATGCTCGTAAGTTACGCTGATGTATTAGAAAAATTAGATGAATTAGATACCTCTGCACCAGCTAGAGCTGAATATGACCCAAGAGGTACTGGTGAATTAGGTATTGGTGTAATTGAAGCTCCTAGAGGAACTAATGTTCACATGGCAAAAGTTGTAGATGGAAAAACTCAATTCTACTCTGCTATTGTACCAACTACTTGGAACATACCAACTATGGGACCTGCAACTGAAGGATTTTCACATGAATTAGCTCCACATGTAATCAGAGCTTACGACCCATGTTTATCCTGTGCTACCCACGTAATGGTTGTAGATGATGAGAAAAAAATATTAAGAAATGAACATATGAAACTTTAATTAATTTGGGATTTTTATGCCTTATAATGTAGAAACCTTAGTTGTTGGATGTGGAAATATCCTTTATAAAGATGATGGATTTGGATCTACTGTTATTGAAGAGTTAAAGAAGTATTTCCAGGAAAATTCATTGCCAGATAAAACTGAAATTGTTGATGGAGGAACCGGAGCATCATATCATATTTTTACATTTCCAGAAACATGTTGGAAAAAGGTTATTGTAGTAGATGCTATTGATTTTGGTGGAGAACCTGGAGAAATTAGAATATTAAAACCAGAAGAAACGCCATTAGGCAGATATGAAAATCCTCATGCAAGGCCTGGAGAGCATCTTCTTTCAGAACTAGAAAAAGAATGTGAAGTAAAAATAATTGGTTGTCAGCCAAAAGACGTTCCAATAATTGATATTGATATGGGGTTAACTACTGAAATTGAAGAGGCAATACCTGAAGCTATTAATATTATTTTAAAAGAAATAGGGGCTTTATAATGTTTTCAAAAATTAAAAAAGCTTTAATGGGATCAGACGAACCAAAAGTTGAACCTAAAAAAGTTGAAAATCAAGAAAGTGTAGTAATTACAGAAAAAAGAGAAGATGCTCCAGAACCTGCTGCTGGTAGTAAAAAACCACGTGTTGGATACATCCACTTAAGTGGTTGTACTGGAGACGGAATGTCATTAACAGAAAACTACGATATTTTAGACGTTGTTCTTACTGATATGATTGATATCGTATACGGACAAACCTTAGTTGACTTATGGGAAATGCCAGAAATGGATTTATGTTTAATTGAAGGATCTGTATGTCTTCAAGATGAACACAGTTTAAAAGAACTTTACGAAGCAAGAGAAAAATCCACTTTAATCTGTGCTTTCGGTTCCTGTGCTATTAACGGATGTTTCACTACCTACGCACGTGGTGGACAACAAGCACAACCTAAACACGAATCATTTGCACCAATTAGTCAATTAATTAAAGTAGACGTTGCACTTCCAGGATGTCCTGTAGGTCCAGAAAT
The genomic region above belongs to Methanobrevibacter sp. and contains:
- a CDS encoding Tex family protein, coding for MIEKILEKELQLEKWQVNRVIKLIDEGNTIPFIARYRKDITGSLNDEILREFDERLKYLRNLEKKKLTYAEHIKKLGKLTDSLNNKILNAKTLVELEDIYRPFKSKKQTRATIAKKKGLEPLAEIIIKQEVTTPIEKIAKKYVNEEVPSVEDAIKGASDIIAENISDNSDFRKRIRENFIYHGDIQTKAKNNEDDKEYEIYYNYCEKVSKIPPHRLLAINRAEKEGIIKAKVEIDDEEIINYLNRHILKNISKIPKKIEYNQYTTPIIKNAIKDSYKRLISPSIEREVRNYLTERSEEQSIAVFAKNLYQLLMESPLAGKTILGWDPAFRTGCKLAVIDETGKVLETSLIYPTEPQKKIKESEKIVKNLIKKHNIDVIAIGNGTASRESEKVVADIIKDTNVKYIVVNEAGASVYSASKLASEEFPDLNEGERSAISIARRLQDPLAELVKIDPKSIGVGQYQHDMNQKNLNESLEGVVEHVVNEVGVDLNTASSSLLNYISGINKTTSKNIVKYREENGAFKSREDLKNVKNLGDKTFEQCAGFVKITNGKNPLDNTTIHPESYEVSKKLLKRLNIKLDDVGNYNHDLDNLDYDKLASELDIGVMTLQDIVKELKKPSRDPRSDMAKPILRKNVLNIDDLEEGMVLQGTVRNIVDFGAFVDIGVHQDGLVHISQLANQFVKHPLDIVSIGDIVDVKVLGVDTSKNRIQLSMLL
- the frhA gene encoding coenzyme F420 hydrogenase subunit alpha, which translates into the protein MNENVKVISPTSRQEGHAELLMKVDDDGIVTKGMYFSITPVRGLEKMVLDKSPETAPVLCQRICGVCPIPHTLASVEAMDAALGIEVPKAGKLLRKITLSAHNINSHAIHHFLIAPDVVPDDLFTTAVKSVGEVRKATQFVVDTIAGEGIHPSDIRIGGMARNISPLAKEKLIEKMKDLKGTLENHVELIKDLVYKADFPEDLGKVDVPLFASDKTYGNPDAFDMDKFSEVLPEAWYGDEEVGKRACTVIPLLDGKNVETGPRARMEKFSGFKGKGVTSQHIARAEEMLVSYADVLEKLDELDTSAPARAEYDPRGTGELGIGVIEAPRGTNVHMAKVVDGKTQFYSAIVPTTWNIPTMGPATEGFSHELAPHVIRAYDPCLSCATHVMVVDDEKKILRNEHMKL
- the frhD gene encoding coenzyme F420-reducing hydrogenase, FrhD protein → MPYNVETLVVGCGNILYKDDGFGSTVIEELKKYFQENSLPDKTEIVDGGTGASYHIFTFPETCWKKVIVVDAIDFGGEPGEIRILKPEETPLGRYENPHARPGEHLLSELEKECEVKIIGCQPKDVPIIDIDMGLTTEIEEAIPEAINIILKEIGAL
- the frhG gene encoding coenzyme F420 hydrogenase subunit gamma, whose protein sequence is MFSKIKKALMGSDEPKVEPKKVENQESVVITEKREDAPEPAAGSKKPRVGYIHLSGCTGDGMSLTENYDILDVVLTDMIDIVYGQTLVDLWEMPEMDLCLIEGSVCLQDEHSLKELYEAREKSTLICAFGSCAINGCFTTYARGGQQAQPKHESFAPISQLIKVDVALPGCPVGPEMIRKTIIALVEGDMDYLKPAMDIASCQTACGCDLLNNVIRNAMCTGCGTCALACQTRAIKMIEGRPHINNARCIKCGCCYTLCPRSWLPEEQIKKDTGL